From the Methanobacterium sp. BAmetb5 genome, the window AGATTGCTCTGATAATGACCCGGGAAATGATAACTGTAGGTCCTGATGATGATATAAAAGACGCAGCACAAAAAATGGTCCGGAATGATATTAGGAGAGTGCCAGTAGTGGATGGTGAAGAGTTAGTGGGCCTGGTCACTGCCTCCGACATAGTTAACAAAGCACTGTGGAAGATGGACTTAACCGACCCTGCTGAAAACTACATACTCCGCAATGTTCCCACTACCTGGGAAAGAACCCCCCTCAATGTTGCCTTTGCTATCATGCGTTATTTTAACCTTAAGGTTCTATTAGGTCTTAACAATGAAGGCAAACCATCAGGAATACTAACTGAAACCGATTTTTTGGATGAAAGTGAAGTAGTATCAGAACAAACCGTACACAACACTTCCGTAGGAACTGAAGGAGATAAATGGTCCTGGGATAGTAAAAATGTCCTCTATGTGATTAAAAACCATTTGCAGTTTTCTGACAAGGAAGTGCGTGATGTTGCCACCAGTGACCTGGCCATAGTAACCACCAAAACCCCGGTTAAGGACTGCGCCAATAAGATGAGACAAAGAAACATCGAACAACTGCCAGTAATTGATGTGGAAGGGGATCTGGTGGGGCTGATTCGAGCCAGTGACTTAATCAAATCAATCATTGATTAGGGATAGAGTCCATAACCAAAGATAAACTAAAGATAAAATTGGCTCTCAAAAAAAAACTGAATCGATCCCCCCGGGTATGGGGGATTAAAATTAACATTTCATTTGTTTAATTTACCAACAAAATAATCAATAAACTACCATTGAAGATAAAATGTCAGAAACAACTCCCATAGCAAAACCAGTTATCAAAGTTAAAGCCGATCCGGAGATCATAAGGATTGTAGGTAAGAAAGGGGGAGAAGTATCCCTGCAGGATATCAACCTTAAATTTATTATGGCCACCATGTGGTGGGAAGGGGACCCCCAGTTGGAGACTTTCTTCCAGATAATGGAACTTACCATTAAAAGAGCCCTGAAAGAGGTTCATCCCCATGATAAGATGGTTATAGATTATTCTTACACTGCCAATGACACATTGGAAGATGCATCTGAAATCCTGGTTGAAATTGAAAATATTGAAGCCGATGGTGAAGTACTGGACGTGGAAGGCGATGTTATCGCCCTGACTGGGAACGATAGCCGGGGTTTTTTCAAAAAATTAACTGCTTTTAGACGAAAATCCACCGAACATGTGCATCGAGAAATTTAATATCATTTAAATTATTTTTTTTCTTAGTATAGGTAAAAACTTATTCTAGATTTCTTTAGTGTTGAATAAAAAACTAATTTTAGACAGTAATTATACCTATTATTGAAGTAATATGCTTATTTTTAACTAATACTTATTTTTGACAATTGAATAATTTATTTAACATTTACCTGCGTATACAAGGTAATATTTTTACTAACAACTCTTGAGCATCTTCTCGGTCCTTTACTTTGCGGGCTACGATTTTCCCCTTGGCAAACAGGGTTATGTTTCTACCCTCCACCTCCAACATGGCCACACCCATCTCCCGGGAGCACTTAACTTCACCCCAACTTTCAAGCTCCTGGCAGGTTTCCGGAAGGTTTAGGGGATAAGGGAGGTCTGTTTCAAACATTATCCTATTTTTTTCATGAGTACATGGTTTGTAAATGATCATATCCTCTTTAGAATCATTATAACCAGTTATGTCTAGAGTTACCCTTTTAAAACCAGCACTCCTCAATTCTGAATCAAGATAATGCAATAAATCTTTTTTAATTACTTTATCCACATCTTCCACTTCAATACGTGCCAATCCTCCCTGATCCCTTACTCTAACCACTTCCATGCCCGTGGTATCTTTAACGAGATTTTCAGCGTACTCTATGCGGTTTATCTTGTGAAGGGTGATTTCCTCCCCGGTTGAAATCCGGGTAGCCAGACAAGTGGTGGAAGGATTGTAATCCATGTTCAACTCTTTTAAAATGTTTCTCACATCCTGAGAGGTGAATCCAGATTTTACCAGTGGCATTTTAACTTCCTTTTCCAGGTTAACTCTTATTCCTGGCCGGTCCTCCAGGAGGTCACTGATATTAGTACCATCAACCACAAAGTCGTACTGCCGGGTTCTGGCTATTTTATCCAGTTCATGGTACATCCTCAGTTTGCACACGTAACACCGGTTAGGTGGGTTGATTTTAAAGGCAGGATCATCGAGGAAATTACCAGGGATCACTAAATGCTTTACCCCAATTTTCTGGGCTATTTCTTCTGCGTTGTCCACACATTCTGCCGGCATAACTCCGTTATCCACCGTAACTGCCAGGGCATCCTGAGCCTCCTCCTGCGCAACAGAGGCCAGTAAGGTACTATCAGCACCCCCAGAAAAAGCTACCACCACTTTTTTCCCGTGCAGATACTTCCTCAAATCATCCATTTTTTCTTTTAGATCCATGGTGTATACCCCCTACTTTAACAAGCTTTCCTGTTATTGTCCATTAAAATAAAATATCCAGATTGTCCCAGTTTTAATTCCCAGCTCTTAAATAATTAATCCATGTTTTTAATGTAGGTCAAGACTTTACGGGCATCTTCAGACTTGATATCAGTTCCTTTTTCCTTTAAAAAGATTTCAAGTTTCTTTTTCTTATTTTCACCCAGGTCAGAGTCGTTTAAAACCCGTGGATAATTCCTCTGGGGATAGTAAATTTTTTTAGCAGTCTCATACAGCATTTGCACTTCACGAGAATTAATTATACCTTCTGCTTCGGCCATCTGGAAATTATGGTTCATACTCACCAGAGCCTCACTGAGAAGTTCGTGGGTTACAGGATCAAATACAATGGCCACATCATCGTCAGATTCTATTGTTCCATCCCGGTACTCCTGGTAAACTGTTCCAATCCCAATCATGCCCGCATAATCCAGTTCCGCTGATCTAAGTGCCCCCATACTGGAACCACCCACCACGGTTATCCCTGCATCTAATGCGCGTAGTATTTCCTTGTGGGAGACTGCTGGCTGCTGGTGAAAAACACCGTCGATTATACCAATTACTTGGGGAGGATCGTCTAAAAGAACAGCTAAATCATCTCTAGCTACCGGCGGGCGATAATCAGCATTTAATATTTGTTTAGCCTCTTTCAGAGGAAGTGAAGGTCCAATAAAAACCACAATTCGTTTGCCCAATTTATCACCTGCCGCTAATGTTTCTAGTTATAATTCTCCTTAGATTGAACTTAAGAGAGGGTATTCCTGATTTTCACCGGATATGAATTAAAGAATACTAGAATAAAATTGTAATTTATGGAATAAATGAATTTCTAAAATAAGTAAATCCCTCACTGTATTTTAAATTAAAAATAATGATTACCCTTTAACATCAGAGGAGTTTTGACCTACTAATAATTAAGTAACTGGGATTTTGGTAATTTCTGAGTGGAGTTTTATGATTTTGGGTATGGAAGGGTGGTTTTCCCCCAGGTTATTCCTCCACTTTTTAATTACAAATTCTAAATCCACTTCCTGTGTGCCGTGGATAAGATTATCAGCATGGGCCACCAGTTTCTCTTCTAAGGTAAGGGGCATGTAATCTTTAGGGGGAATTCCCAGAACCTTAGCTTCTTCCCTGCTAATTCCAGCACCAATATGCCTTTCCACAATGTTAACTATTTCCCGGGAAAAACCCCTCTCTTTTAGTAGTTCTGCTCCCACTACGGCGTGCTTTATGCCATTGGTCTGGGAGCGACCTACATCGTGTAGCAGGGCC encodes:
- a CDS encoding CBS domain-containing protein translates to MQIKDIMSKEIHYIQVPGNRSGALELMRENNVSGLPVVKKGTKKLAGILTRTDLVENPDEEQIALIMTREMITVGPDDDIKDAAQKMVRNDIRRVPVVDGEELVGLVTASDIVNKALWKMDLTDPAENYILRNVPTTWERTPLNVAFAIMRYFNLKVLLGLNNEGKPSGILTETDFLDESEVVSEQTVHNTSVGTEGDKWSWDSKNVLYVIKNHLQFSDKEVRDVATSDLAIVTTKTPVKDCANKMRQRNIEQLPVIDVEGDLVGLIRASDLIKSIID
- the larE gene encoding ATP-dependent sacrificial sulfur transferase LarE yields the protein MDLKEKMDDLRKYLHGKKVVVAFSGGADSTLLASVAQEEAQDALAVTVDNGVMPAECVDNAEEIAQKIGVKHLVIPGNFLDDPAFKINPPNRCYVCKLRMYHELDKIARTRQYDFVVDGTNISDLLEDRPGIRVNLEKEVKMPLVKSGFTSQDVRNILKELNMDYNPSTTCLATRISTGEEITLHKINRIEYAENLVKDTTGMEVVRVRDQGGLARIEVEDVDKVIKKDLLHYLDSELRSAGFKRVTLDITGYNDSKEDMIIYKPCTHEKNRIMFETDLPYPLNLPETCQELESWGEVKCSREMGVAMLEVEGRNITLFAKGKIVARKVKDREDAQELLVKILPCIRR
- a CDS encoding TfuA-related McrA-glycine thioamidation protein, with amino-acid sequence MGKRIVVFIGPSLPLKEAKQILNADYRPPVARDDLAVLLDDPPQVIGIIDGVFHQQPAVSHKEILRALDAGITVVGGSSMGALRSAELDYAGMIGIGTVYQEYRDGTIESDDDVAIVFDPVTHELLSEALVSMNHNFQMAEAEGIINSREVQMLYETAKKIYYPQRNYPRVLNDSDLGENKKKKLEIFLKEKGTDIKSEDARKVLTYIKNMD
- a CDS encoding TIGR00295 family protein yields the protein MILNESNPSQILQEFNCPPFVIAHSRAVLSRAIKMKMEFELEVDMELVKTGALLHDVGRSQTNGIKHAVVGAELLKERGFSREIVNIVERHIGAGISREEAKVLGIPPKDYMPLTLEEKLVAHADNLIHGTQEVDLEFVIKKWRNNLGENHPSIPKIIKLHSEITKIPVT